A region of Haliotis asinina isolate JCU_RB_2024 chromosome 9, JCU_Hal_asi_v2, whole genome shotgun sequence DNA encodes the following proteins:
- the LOC137295933 gene encoding transmembrane protein 121B-like encodes MWLGDCFVRCCGTLNGIPARIFCILLLLAQGGILDYYLAKYQTQASWAWIAFDLLNVGIFIASFIISRRHLALQKAGDEKTKAFTMGWLAWLVYSVSLVARMAIACNEFSFKLSEDTFFGPNTFKTSLALASCVFILLLMSHHDAPPASERRRYIEDLTGTVVFDVLDTVDVLEVMFDKSSRDMFLPGLQQTVLAVAGLNLIIPSVPLITLSLTNFGYKKMPKRLVALHKLLVVLVVNVPNLLVRLVLWHGFSVGISPFMLKNLILICIVMYEFYEHKKMKYDEHAMEALEMRKKGLRGTANPAAVNGQSGITEFSMQERI; translated from the coding sequence ATGTGGCTGGGGGATTGTTTTGTGAGATGTTGTGGAACCTTGAATGGCATCCCTGCCCGGATCTTTTGCATATTGCTTCTACTCGCACAAGGAGGCATTCTGGATTATTACCTGGCCAAATATCAGACCCAAGCCAGCTGGGCATGGATAGCGTTCGACCTTCTCAACGTCGGTATCTTCATCGCCTCCTTCATCATATCACGACGACACCTAGCACTACAGAAAGCCGGAGACGAGAAAACTAAAGCGTTCACAATGGGTTGGTTAGCGTGGCTTGTGTACTCTGTAAGCCTAGTAGCAAGGATGGCTATAGCCTGCAACGAATTCTCGTTTAAGTTAAGCGAAGACACATTCTTTGGCCCCAATACGTTTAAGACGTCCCTAGCCTTGGCGTCGTGTGTCTTCATCTTGCTGTTGATGTCTCACCATGACGCTCCTCCTGCTAGTGAACGCAGGCGATATATTGAGGACCTTACTGGAACCGTTGTCTTTGATGTTTTGGACACTGTGGATGTGTTAGAGGTGATGTTCGACAAGTCATCAAGGGACATGTTCCTTCCGGGACTTCAACAAACTGTGTTAGCGGTGGCGGGCCTCAATCTCATCATTCCATCGGTGCCATTGATCACACTCAGCCTGACCAACTTTGGATACAAGAAGATGCCGAAACGTCTTGTGGCGTTACACAAACTGCTTGTGGTGCTTGTGGTGAATGTTCCCAATCTGCTGGTTCGGTTAGTTCTCTGGCATGGCTTCAGTGTTGGAATCTCCCCCTTTATGCTCAAAAACCTCATCCTCATCTGCATTGTCATGTACGAATTTTACGAGCACAAGAAGATGAAATATGATGAACACGCGATGGAGGCATTGGAAATGAGAAAGAAAGGTTTGCGGGGCACTGCCAACCCTGCAGCTGTAAATGGACAAAGTGGCATAACAGAATTCTCGATGCAAGAACGTATTTAA